CATCGTCAacctggtgctgctgctcctctgcttgctgcagttcctgatccCCGAGTCGCCATCCTACTACTGGGCGCGCGGTAACTATTCTCGGGCCAATGAGAGCTTGCACTGGCTGCGGGGCAAATATTACGACACCAGGAAGGAGATGCGGCAACTGATGCTCGAGGGAACGAGAAGCGAAATAGCACTCCAGCAGAACATTATGCTCGGATTCAAGCGCAGAAAGACGAGGCGCAGCTTGTGCCGGGCGTCGTCTTTGACCATCTTGCAGACACTCAGCGGGTCCACGGTCTTTGTCTTCTACTCGACCCACATCCTGGTCAGCATGCACCTGAGCTACGAGTGCGCTGCTGCCTTCGCAGTGGCCGAGATATTCGGCTTTCTGGTCTGCTTCATGCTAGTAGACCTAGCCGGTCGTCGGCCGCTGTTGATCATCACCTCGCTCGTCACCTTCGTCTGCACATTGTACACGGGCCTCTGCTTCAAGCTGAAGCTGATAACCGACCATGAGAACAGCGTTCCATGGGCATCCCTGGTTTCCATGTCCTTGTGCGCGGCCACCTACACCGCTGGTCTGGGCCCGCTGACTTGGCTGATCAATGTGGAGCTCTTCGTGAAACCAATGCGTCCGCTGGGATGCTCCTTGAGTGTCACCTTGAACTGGCTAACGGCATTCGTTGTGGTCATATGGTATGGATCTGGCCACGAACAACGACTGGCCAAGCCGGGAGTCTTCTTTCTGATGGCCACAGTCTCGCTGCTAGTGTGCATATATGGTATAATATTTTTACCTGAAACCAAAGATCTGACGCCTCAAAAGATCCAGCATAAGCTAGGGGGCTTTATGAACACGAGAAACGTGGCATCAATCGACGATTCCAGCAGCGACGATTCTGACGACTG
This region of Drosophila miranda strain MSH22 chromosome 2, D.miranda_PacBio2.1, whole genome shotgun sequence genomic DNA includes:
- the LOC108157685 gene encoding glucose transporter type 3 — translated: MVFGWWCSQPETESQPPSRTDAQRTEPQSSQPPHVTIPSVSDITKGEDNTGQCLATVISNICTFCFGIAIGWSAPSKALVLDHSAYSFTPSKQEWKWVCALLTLGAASWSIPMGLLMKSMGCKKVMILQLVPIGLGWSMLIFAKNVSMLYVGRFMQGMCGGALCVVVPVYTVEISQVRHRGALVSVFHGAFILGVIYSSAIGRLLDLWIINIVNLVLLLLCLLQFLIPESPSYYWARGNYSRANESLHWLRGKYYDTRKEMRQLMLEGTRSEIALQQNIMLGFKRRKTRRSLCRASSLTILQTLSGSTVFVFYSTHILVSMHLSYECAAAFAVAEIFGFLVCFMLVDLAGRRPLLIITSLVTFVCTLYTGLCFKLKLITDHENSVPWASLVSMSLCAATYTAGLGPLTWLINVELFVKPMRPLGCSLSVTLNWLTAFVVVIWYGSGHEQRLAKPGVFFLMATVSLLVCIYGIIFLPETKDLTPQKIQHKLGGFMNTRNVASIDDSSSDDSDD